The window AATGGCTGGGTAAAAAAGCATCTAAAATTTGTGTGGCTTTCGATCAGATGGATCAGTTTTTTCCGGCCGATCGGATTTTGAAAACCGGTAATCCTGTTCGTCAGGAAGTGGTAGATATTAAGGGGAAACACTACGCAGGTGCCGAACTGTTAAAGCTCGATCCTTTGAAAAAGACCATTATGGTTACTGGGGAAGTTTGGGAGCTGGTACATTGAACAAAGCCATTGAAAAACATTTGCCCGAAATAATTGCGCATGATGTGCAGGTGATCTGGCAAACAGGCAAATATTATTACAAAGGAGTTATCGAAAGATTGGGAGTGGATTATCACCCAAATGTTCGCATTCTGGAGTTTTTAAATAAAATGGACCTGGCTTATGCTGCAGCCGATATCATTATCTCGCGGGCAGGAGCAGGAACCATTGCAGAGCTTTGCCTCATTGCCAAACCAGTAATTTTGGTGCCTTCGCCAAATGTGGCAGAAGACCACCAGACCAAAAATGCAATGGCACTGGTAAAAAATGGAGCAGCGATATTAATTAACGATCGCGCTGCAGAAGATACCCTGGTGAAAGAGGCCTTAGCCTTGTTAAATAATAAAGCGCAAAGTGAGCAACTCTCGGCAAACCTGGCTAAAATGGCGTTGCCAAAGGCTGACGAGATTATTGCAGGAGAAGTATTGAAATTGATTAAGTAGCGATATGAAAATAAAGATGTTAGATAGAAGGAATTAGATTTGAGATAGGCGTTATGTCGCATTCTCAGATCTCAAATCTTCATCTATCATCTCAAATCTAAAATAAAATGGAATTAAGTAAAATAAATAGGGTTTTCTTCGTAGGTATCGGTGGTATCGGCATGAGCGCGCTTGCCCGTTATTTTGCTAAACGCGGACAAGTGGTTTGTGGTTACGATAAAACCAGAACTAAGCTGACCGAAACATTAGAACAGGAAGGTATTTTGATAACCTATCTGGACGAAGCTGCTTCATTGCCTTGTGCATTTTTAGATAACCAGGATGATACTTTAGTAGTTTATACGCCTGCTATACCAAAAGATTCGAAGATTTTAAATCACTTTATTCACAAGGGATTTAGTCTTAAAAAACGGTCTGAAGTATTGGGTATTATCAGTAAAGGCATGTTTTGCATTGCAGTAGCTGGTACACATGGTAAAACCACAACCTCATCTATTGTAGCACATATATTAAAGGATACCGGTTACGATTGTACAGCCTTTTTAGGTGGTATAACCAGTAACTACAACAGTAATGTGCTTTTTGGAAACAACAATGTGGTAGTGGTAGAAGCTGATGAGTATGATCGTTCGTTTCTAACCTTACACCCCGATGTAGCGGTGGTAACCTCGATGGATGCTGACCATTTGGATATTTACGGTGATAAAAGCCATTTAGAGGAATCCTTCCGCTTGTTTGCTGCACAGTTAAAAGATGGCGGTACGCTTTACGCGCACGAAGGCTTGCCTTTGGCAAATAACACGAGTTATGCCGCTAGTGCAACAGCAAACGCACGGGCTGAAAACCTAAGGGTACAAGGCTCCAAATTTGTGTTCGATTATACCGATGCTACGCAAAGTATAAAAGATATTAGCTTAATGCTGCCTGGTAAGCACAATGTAGAGAATACTACTGTGGCTATTGCAATAGCTCTGGCTTTGGGTATCGAGGCAGATAAAGTAAAACAAGCGGTTGCAAATTTTAAAGGAGTTAAACGCCGTTTCGAGTATATCGTAAACAACGGTAATCAGATTTATATCGATGATTATGCACATCATCCTGAAGAACTGAAAGCCTGCTTTGATGCGGTAAGACAGCTCTATCCGGATAAAAAACTGACGGTAATTTTTCAACCACACCTGTTTACCCGTACCAGAGATTTTGCCGATGAATTTGCAAAAGTTTTGAGCACAGCCGATGAATTGCTGTTGCTGGAAATTTATCCAGCCAGAGAATTGCCGTTGGCGGGTATAAACGCGCAGTTTTTGCTCGATAAAATCACTTTAAGTGATAAGAAAATATGTGGAAAAGATTTTGTGGTTCAGTACGTTAAGGACACAAAACCTGAATTAATTTTAACTGTAGGTGCCGGTGATATTGATACCATTATTGAACCTTTAAAAAATACTTTGAACAATGCTTAAGCGGATAAACTGGAGCGCAATTTTTACTGGCTTTGCCTGGCTAATCAGTCTGGCAGGGGTGGTTGTGCTTTTGGGTTTTATTAACGTTAAAAAGCAAACCGTTAAATGTACTGATGTTAAAATTATTATCCCTGGTGCCGATAATTTTATCGAACGCGAAGAAATTGACGAAATTTTAAAGCAGGATCAGGGTGTATTATTGGGCAGAAACCTGGAGAATATTAATATCCACCAGATTGAAAAGAAATTGCAATCTAACCCTTATATCGGCTTTGCCAAGGTATATGTAGATATGGATGGGGTGTTGCATATCGAAGTGAAACAACGCCAGCCTATTGTGCGTATTTTAAACGAGAACGGGCAGGATTTTTACATTGACAATGACGGATTGAAAATGCCGATTTCGTCGAATTTTACAGCGAATGTATTGGTTGCAACAGGGCATATTTCAGAAGTTTTTGGAAGTCGGGTGGATACTTTGCATACGCAGCTGGGGCGCGATTTATATAAAACTGCCCAGTACATTAAAAAAGATACGCTTTGGGATTCGCAGATTGAACAGATCGTAGTTGATCAGAAAAACGACATTACACTGATCCCAAGGGTAGGTAACCAGCGTATTATTTTGGGTAATGCCGATTCGCTTGAAAAGAAGATGAAAAACCTGTTGCTGTTCTATAAAAAGGCAATGCCGCAGGTAGGTTGGGATACTTATAAAACCATAAATATCAAGTACACCAATCAGATTGTATGCGAAAAAAGAGATTCGACAGAGTTAGGTAAAAAAGGCAAAACATTTTCTGCAGCCGATAGTTTGAG is drawn from Pedobacter sp. HDW13 and contains these coding sequences:
- the murC gene encoding UDP-N-acetylmuramate--L-alanine ligase → MELSKINRVFFVGIGGIGMSALARYFAKRGQVVCGYDKTRTKLTETLEQEGILITYLDEAASLPCAFLDNQDDTLVVYTPAIPKDSKILNHFIHKGFSLKKRSEVLGIISKGMFCIAVAGTHGKTTTSSIVAHILKDTGYDCTAFLGGITSNYNSNVLFGNNNVVVVEADEYDRSFLTLHPDVAVVTSMDADHLDIYGDKSHLEESFRLFAAQLKDGGTLYAHEGLPLANNTSYAASATANARAENLRVQGSKFVFDYTDATQSIKDISLMLPGKHNVENTTVAIAIALALGIEADKVKQAVANFKGVKRRFEYIVNNGNQIYIDDYAHHPEELKACFDAVRQLYPDKKLTVIFQPHLFTRTRDFADEFAKVLSTADELLLLEIYPARELPLAGINAQFLLDKITLSDKKICGKDFVVQYVKDTKPELILTVGAGDIDTIIEPLKNTLNNA
- a CDS encoding cell division protein FtsQ/DivIB encodes the protein MLKRINWSAIFTGFAWLISLAGVVVLLGFINVKKQTVKCTDVKIIIPGADNFIEREEIDEILKQDQGVLLGRNLENINIHQIEKKLQSNPYIGFAKVYVDMDGVLHIEVKQRQPIVRILNENGQDFYIDNDGLKMPISSNFTANVLVATGHISEVFGSRVDTLHTQLGRDLYKTAQYIKKDTLWDSQIEQIVVDQKNDITLIPRVGNQRIILGNADSLEKKMKNLLLFYKKAMPQVGWDTYKTINIKYTNQIVCEKRDSTELGKKGKTFSAADSLRIQRSVADSLIKSTIGEAMDDRPEADEAEKEEPKKVVVAKPEPKKPEPKKVEPKKVEAKKTETAKKEEKKPAVTSATKPKEIKPADKKEKPKQTVTTQPKPAKSEADLKKQREAREKEIRALEKQYKTQQN